CTACCACCCACAGGCCATTCCTGCGCCTTACAATCACTCCAATATCGACTCGGATGAGATGCTCTACTATGTGGATGGAGATTTCATGAGTCGTACGGGAGTCGCGCCAGGCAACATCAGCCTGCACCCTGCAGGGATACCGCATGGGCCTCATCCGGGTACCTACGAGAAGAGTATCGGACAAAAAGAAACGCTAGAATTGGCAGTCATGATCGATACGTTTCGCCCACTGATGCTCACCGAAAATGCTATGCGTATCGATGACAGGCAGTATTATAAATCTTGGATAGAATAGCAGATGAACACCGAAAGACGATGAATAAAATAGTAAACAATGCGCAGGAAGCCATAGCAGGTATCCATGACGGGATGACGCTCATGCTGGGAGGGTTTGGACTGTGTGGGATACCCGAAAATGCGATTGCCGCTCTGGTGAAGTCAGGAGTCAAGGAGCTGACCTGCATTTCCAACAATGCTGGAGTGGATGACTTTGGCCTGGGGCTGCTTTTGCAGCAAAAACAAATCAAAAAGATGATCTCCTCCTACGTCGGGGAAAATGCGGAATTCGAACGACAGCTTCTCAATGGAGAGCTCGAAGTTGACCTGATCCCTCAAGGTTCGCTGGCCGAGCGCTGTAGAGCAGGAGGAGCAGGCATACCGGCATTTTATACGCCCGCTGGCTATGGGACAGAGGTGGGAGGAGGCAAGGAAGTCCGGGTCTTCGACGGGAAGCCGCATATCTTGGAGACGGCACTGACGGCTGATTTTGCAATTGTCAAGGCGTGGAAGGGGGATAGACTGGGCAACCTGATCTACAAAGGCACAGCGCGAAACTTCAATCCGCCAATGGCGATGGCTGGACGGGTCACAATCGCAGAGGTCGAACATCTGGTCGAGCCGGGCGAACTAGACCCTAATTACATTCATACGCCGGGGATATTCGTGCAGCGG
The DNA window shown above is from Reichenbachiella sp. 5M10 and carries:
- a CDS encoding CoA transferase subunit A, with protein sequence MNKIVNNAQEAIAGIHDGMTLMLGGFGLCGIPENAIAALVKSGVKELTCISNNAGVDDFGLGLLLQQKQIKKMISSYVGENAEFERQLLNGELEVDLIPQGSLAERCRAGGAGIPAFYTPAGYGTEVGGGKEVRVFDGKPHILETALTADFAIVKAWKGDRLGNLIYKGTARNFNPPMAMAGRVTIAEVEHLVEPGELDPNYIHTPGIFVQRIFEGKDYEKRIEQRTIRTR